The Raphanus sativus cultivar WK10039 chromosome 2, ASM80110v3, whole genome shotgun sequence genome includes a region encoding these proteins:
- the LOC108818421 gene encoding ACT domain-containing protein ACR4 isoform X2 yields the protein MSFSQDMDDEYEKLIRRMNPPRVVIDNDSCKNATVIRVDSANEYGILLEVVQILTDLNLTITKAYISSDGGWFMDVFNVTDQDGNKVTDEVVLDYIQKSLGPEACFSTSMRTVGVTPSTDSTVIELTGCDRPGLLSELTAVLTHLKCSVLNAEVWTHNTRAAAVMQVTDDSTGCAISDPERLSRIKNLLRNVLKGSSNTPKEAKTVLSHGEVHTDRRLHQMMFEDRDYEHLATAVDDESSSVQDERQRPDVCVDNWLDKDYSVVTVRCKDRPKLLFDTVCTLTDMQYVVFHGSVDSEGTEAYQEYYVRHIDGSPVKSEAEKQRVIQCLEAAINRRVSEGLKLELCTTDRVGLLSNVTRIFRENSLTVTRAEVKTKGGKALNTFYVSDASGYSIDAKTIDAIRKTIGQTILKVKNNPEEQHQQRQKPSSQESPTRFLFGGLFKSKSFVNFGLVRSYS from the exons ATGAGTTTTTCACAGGATATGGATGATGAGTATGAGAAGCTCATTAGAAGAATGAACCCACCCAG gGTTGTGATTGATAATGACTCCTGCAAGAACGCTACTGTGATAAGG GTGGACAGTGCAAATGAATATGGGATTCTTCTTGAAGTTGTGCAAATCCTCACTGATCTCAACCTCACTATCACCAAAGCTTACATCTCCTCTGATGGTGGTTGGTTCATGGATG TATTTAACGTCACTGACCAAGATGGTAACAAAGTCACAGACGAAGTTGTTCTAGACTATATCCAAAAa TCTCTTGGTCCTGAAGCTTGTTTCTCCACTTCCATGAGAACCGTCGGTGTCACACCATCAACAGACAGCACTGTCATCGAGCTAACCGGCTGTGACAGACCAGGTCTCCTCTCTGAGCTGACAGCTGTCCTGACCCATCTCAAATGCAGCGTCCTAAACGCAGAGGTCTGGACGCACAACACCAGAGCAGCCGCTGTGATGCAGGTGACTGACGACTCGACCGGGTGCGCTATCTCCGACCCGGAGAGGCTCTCTCGGATCAAGAACCTTCTCAGGAACGTGCTCAAGGGAAGCAGCAACACACCTAAGGAAGCCAAAACTGTTCTGTCTCACGGTGAGGTTCACACTGACAGGAGGCTTCACCAGATGATGTTTGAAGACAGAGACTACGAGCACCTTGCGACGGCGGTGGACGATGAGTCCTCCTCGGTTCAAGATGAGAGGCAGAGACCGGATGTTTGCGTTGATAACTGGCTTGATAAGGATTACTCGGTGGTCACTGTTAGGTGTAAAGACAGACCGAAGCTTCTGTTTGACACTGTCTGCACTTTGACTGATATGCAGTATGTTGTCTTCCATGGAAGCGTTGATAGTGAAGGCACAGAGGCGTATCAGGAGTATTACGTGAGACATATAGATGGTTCCCCTGTGAAGTCAGAGGCTGAGAAGCAAAGAGTCATACAGTGTCTTGAAGCAGCTATCAACAGAAGAGTATCTGAg GGGTTGAAGTTGGAGCTGTGTACTACGGATAGAGTAGGGTTGTTATCAAACGTGACCCGCATATTCCGTGAGAACAGTCTAACGGTTACGAGAGCTGAAGTTAAAACCAAAGGAGGCAAAGCTCTGAACACGTTCTATGTCAGCGATGCGTCTGGTTACTCTATTGATGCCAAGACTATAGATGCCATAAGAAAGACCATTGGCCAGACTATACTCAAAGTCAAGAACAACCCTGAAGAACAACATCAACAGAGACAGAAACCTTCTTCACAAGAATCTCCAACCAGGTTTCTCTTTGGGGGTCTCTTCAAATCGAAATCTTTTGTCAACTTTGGCTTGGTTCGGTCCTACTCTTGA
- the LOC108818421 gene encoding ACT domain-containing protein ACR4 isoform X1: MDVSMSFSQDMDDEYEKLIRRMNPPRVVIDNDSCKNATVIRVDSANEYGILLEVVQILTDLNLTITKAYISSDGGWFMDVFNVTDQDGNKVTDEVVLDYIQKSLGPEACFSTSMRTVGVTPSTDSTVIELTGCDRPGLLSELTAVLTHLKCSVLNAEVWTHNTRAAAVMQVTDDSTGCAISDPERLSRIKNLLRNVLKGSSNTPKEAKTVLSHGEVHTDRRLHQMMFEDRDYEHLATAVDDESSSVQDERQRPDVCVDNWLDKDYSVVTVRCKDRPKLLFDTVCTLTDMQYVVFHGSVDSEGTEAYQEYYVRHIDGSPVKSEAEKQRVIQCLEAAINRRVSEGLKLELCTTDRVGLLSNVTRIFRENSLTVTRAEVKTKGGKALNTFYVSDASGYSIDAKTIDAIRKTIGQTILKVKNNPEEQHQQRQKPSSQESPTRFLFGGLFKSKSFVNFGLVRSYS, translated from the exons ATGG aTGTTAGCATGAGTTTTTCACAGGATATGGATGATGAGTATGAGAAGCTCATTAGAAGAATGAACCCACCCAG gGTTGTGATTGATAATGACTCCTGCAAGAACGCTACTGTGATAAGG GTGGACAGTGCAAATGAATATGGGATTCTTCTTGAAGTTGTGCAAATCCTCACTGATCTCAACCTCACTATCACCAAAGCTTACATCTCCTCTGATGGTGGTTGGTTCATGGATG TATTTAACGTCACTGACCAAGATGGTAACAAAGTCACAGACGAAGTTGTTCTAGACTATATCCAAAAa TCTCTTGGTCCTGAAGCTTGTTTCTCCACTTCCATGAGAACCGTCGGTGTCACACCATCAACAGACAGCACTGTCATCGAGCTAACCGGCTGTGACAGACCAGGTCTCCTCTCTGAGCTGACAGCTGTCCTGACCCATCTCAAATGCAGCGTCCTAAACGCAGAGGTCTGGACGCACAACACCAGAGCAGCCGCTGTGATGCAGGTGACTGACGACTCGACCGGGTGCGCTATCTCCGACCCGGAGAGGCTCTCTCGGATCAAGAACCTTCTCAGGAACGTGCTCAAGGGAAGCAGCAACACACCTAAGGAAGCCAAAACTGTTCTGTCTCACGGTGAGGTTCACACTGACAGGAGGCTTCACCAGATGATGTTTGAAGACAGAGACTACGAGCACCTTGCGACGGCGGTGGACGATGAGTCCTCCTCGGTTCAAGATGAGAGGCAGAGACCGGATGTTTGCGTTGATAACTGGCTTGATAAGGATTACTCGGTGGTCACTGTTAGGTGTAAAGACAGACCGAAGCTTCTGTTTGACACTGTCTGCACTTTGACTGATATGCAGTATGTTGTCTTCCATGGAAGCGTTGATAGTGAAGGCACAGAGGCGTATCAGGAGTATTACGTGAGACATATAGATGGTTCCCCTGTGAAGTCAGAGGCTGAGAAGCAAAGAGTCATACAGTGTCTTGAAGCAGCTATCAACAGAAGAGTATCTGAg GGGTTGAAGTTGGAGCTGTGTACTACGGATAGAGTAGGGTTGTTATCAAACGTGACCCGCATATTCCGTGAGAACAGTCTAACGGTTACGAGAGCTGAAGTTAAAACCAAAGGAGGCAAAGCTCTGAACACGTTCTATGTCAGCGATGCGTCTGGTTACTCTATTGATGCCAAGACTATAGATGCCATAAGAAAGACCATTGGCCAGACTATACTCAAAGTCAAGAACAACCCTGAAGAACAACATCAACAGAGACAGAAACCTTCTTCACAAGAATCTCCAACCAGGTTTCTCTTTGGGGGTCTCTTCAAATCGAAATCTTTTGTCAACTTTGGCTTGGTTCGGTCCTACTCTTGA